TATCCCGGAGAAGATGATTCCTGTGTATATTATCCAGCTCATAGAATTCATCAATAAAAGAGACCAATTAAACTGTCTTTCAATAAAGCCACCCGGTGTGTAAATTATCTCTGGCAACATATATGCATACTCTGGTGTTAAGCTGTTTGCTATTTTTTCAATTTTGAGTACAGGGATGATATAGGCAATAATGGAGGTGAGGATCAGATAAAACCTGTTCCATTGGAAAAATGTTTCTTTCTTTAAGAAGACTTCATATACCATATAAAAAGCGGCTTGAAACAGAATTACCTGGAAAATATAATTTGACATAATCTATTGGTTTTGTTTATCTATTTCTTTTAAAATACTTTCAAGGTCCTTCAGGTCCAGATCATTTTTTTTAACAAAGAATGAAACCATACTTTTAAACGAACCCTCAAAATAGTTATCTACAAGTTTATGCAGACTTTGATTGGTATAGTCGGTTTTTTTGATCAAAGGATAATAAATATATCCTCTTCCTTTCGGCATGTGTGAAACAAATTTCTTTGTTTCGAGAATTCTGATAATTGTGGAAACTGTATTGTAAGCAGGTTTAGGTTCGGGGAGTTTTTCAATAATATCCTTGACAGATCCTTCTTCAATGTCCCATAGTACCTGCATAAATTGTTCTTCAGCTTTAGTGAGTTGTTTGCTCATGAAAAAAATTATGATTGAATTATGAAGCAAATATAACTAAATATTTAGTTTAAACTAATAATTTAGTTGAAAAAAATATATTTTTCTTGAGAAGTAACAGAGATCAAATGCTGCCGTTAAATATTCTGAATAGGGTAGCCTTGACGTTAACGAATTTATTTTGAATCTGAATCGCTTTAAGTTCGGCTTCTATTAATTTTGATTCCCGGGTGTTGACAAGAAAGAGCGAACTTTCTCCCAATTCGAATTTGCGTTCCTCGGAACGTAAGAGATTGGTATAATCATCAACAATGTTTTCCGTGATCTCATTTTGCGTTTCATAAGAAATCAACTCCTGATTTAAACTGATCCATTTGTTTTGAAGTGAAACTTTAGTTGTACTTTGCTCGAGTTCATTGTCCTGTATTTTAAGTTTCGCCAATTTCAGATCACCTCTTTCCTTTCTAAGAAATAATGGAAAACTCGCCGTTATACCTGCTTTGTAGTTATTTGTATTCCAGCCTATATTATTTTCTGCAGCTTCATTCAAAAAGTTATATTGAATGTCCAGTTGGGGCAGGAGGTTATTCAATTTTAGTTTTTTCTGAATTTCAAGCTGATCGTATTTAGCCTGAAGCGAAATTAGTTTAGGGTGATTGTTCATCTCGGGCAAGGTGTCAGCAGCCGCGGTATCAATAACATTATTTAATCTCGGTATAATGGAATTGATGGCCTCAATAGAGAACAGGTCCGGATGCATATCCTCCCGAAGTTCCACAGGAGTATTGTCTTTAAGCCACAGAAAGTTGGACAATGCCAGGCCCGATTTCAGGTATTTGATCCTTGCGTTCTCGAACTCAAGTTTTCTTGTGTTTTTTGAAATATTCGCCTCAAGTGTATCAATGGCGGGTTTGTCACCAGCCGCAAAATTTCTTTTCACGTTCTCAAAGCGCAAAGAGGCGTTCAACAAAAATTTTTCTCTTACCTGGAACTCTCGGTATTGTTTAAACCAGTCAAAGTAGGCGACAATGGCATCGTATAATATTTCGTTCGTAAGCATTATTTGCTCGGCTTCCGCTTGTCGCTGAAAGATCCTGGCTTTTTTCAGTGTAGCCATTCTTTTGTTCATTAAAAGCCCTTTTGCAAGAGATACAGAAACCCCTACACTATAAAGCCCGTCATCCGGTACGGTTGACTCGGGATTCAAATAGACACCTGAATTCTGCT
This DNA window, taken from Lutimonas zeaxanthinifaciens, encodes the following:
- a CDS encoding BlaI/MecI/CopY family transcriptional regulator, with the translated sequence MSKQLTKAEEQFMQVLWDIEEGSVKDIIEKLPEPKPAYNTVSTIIRILETKKFVSHMPKGRGYIYYPLIKKTDYTNQSLHKLVDNYFEGSFKSMVSFFVKKNDLDLKDLESILKEIDKQNQ
- a CDS encoding TolC family protein — translated: MKTHAKFALIILLSTINLWSQNMEDKVLSLEEYLGYVKEFHPVIKQSNLVLDEGQALLMKSRGAFDPKLEVDYDRKEFNGSEYYNKLNGSFKIPTWYGIELKANYEQNSGVYLNPESTVPDDGLYSVGVSVSLAKGLLMNKRMATLKKARIFQRQAEAEQIMLTNEILYDAIVAYFDWFKQYREFQVREKFLLNASLRFENVKRNFAAGDKPAIDTLEANISKNTRKLEFENARIKYLKSGLALSNFLWLKDNTPVELREDMHPDLFSIEAINSIIPRLNNVIDTAAADTLPEMNNHPKLISLQAKYDQLEIQKKLKLNNLLPQLDIQYNFLNEAAENNIGWNTNNYKAGITASFPLFLRKERGDLKLAKLKIQDNELEQSTTKVSLQNKWISLNQELISYETQNEITENIVDDYTNLLRSEERKFELGESSLFLVNTRESKLIEAELKAIQIQNKFVNVKATLFRIFNGSI